Part of the Streptomyces sp. NBC_01353 genome, CTCGACGCCCTGCTCGACGAGGCTGGCATCTCCCACGCCGGACTGGCCGCCCATGTGAACCAGGCGGGCCGCTCCCGTGGTCTCGCCCTGCGGTACGAACACACGGCCGTCGCCCGCTGGTTGAAGGGGCAGCGGCCACGCGGACAGGTCCCCGACCTGATCTGCGAGGTGCTGGCCGCGCGGCTGCACCGGGCGGTCACCCTCGACGACGTCGGCCTGGGCGTGCCGGGCGGCGGAGCCCTCGCGCACGGTTCGCCGCTCTCGGGGTTCGTCGAGCGGGCCACCGCCCTCTGGCGCTCCGACGAGCAGCAGCGGCCGCACATACTCGGCGCGCAGGCCGTCACGGGCACTCCGGCCGTGATGCCGGTCTGGGAGTGGGAGAACCCGCCGGAGGACGCCGACGTGTCCCGTGACGGCCGGACCCGGGTGTCGATGGCCGACGTCACGATGCTCGGCGCCGCCCGGGCGCACTACGAGCATATGTACCGCAAGGCCGGCGGCATCGCGACGCGCATGCGGATCGTGGGCTTCCTCAACGCCGAGACCGCGCCGCTGCTTCGGGGCGCGTACAGCGACGGTCTGGGCCGCCGGCTGCACCGCGCCACGGGCGCTCTGGTGGCGGTGGCCGGCATCTGCGCCTACGACTCCGACGCGCACGGACTCGCCCAGCGCTACTTCCATCAGGCGCTGCGGCTCGCGAAGGCGAGCGGGGACCGCGGCCTCGGCGCCTATGTGATCGCCCTGCTCGTCAACCAGTCGCTGTTCATGGGGGAGTACC contains:
- a CDS encoding transcriptional regulator produces the protein MQPNTLLDALLDEAGISHAGLAAHVNQAGRSRGLALRYEHTAVARWLKGQRPRGQVPDLICEVLAARLHRAVTLDDVGLGVPGGGALAHGSPLSGFVERATALWRSDEQQRPHILGAQAVTGTPAVMPVWEWENPPEDADVSRDGRTRVSMADVTMLGAARAHYEHMYRKAGGIATRMRIVGFLNAETAPLLRGAYSDGLGRRLHRATGALVAVAGICAYDSDAHGLAQRYFHQALRLAKASGDRGLGAYVIALLVNQSLFMGEYRQAVAFAEAALRAAGRQITPALAADLSAMQAKAYAHLGDGAAALTCIRRAEAEAERISFGHEPAETGYVQPGLVNVQVAEALLSLGDLPGAREHARAAVETPAHDRGRVHRLAMLCQIELRQGEADEAARTAVEMTERARGMESQRLRDRLRLVREHLLASDCGDAREAAELIDGALRVPL